In one Candidatus Polarisedimenticolia bacterium genomic region, the following are encoded:
- the fdhD gene encoding formate dehydrogenase accessory sulfurtransferase FdhD: protein MPRDPVELKSIWKVRDGRATELSDWMVVEEPLEIRVRGEALAVIMRTPGHDIELAAGFSLTEGVVPSFDAIESIRQCQSGEAGEANVVDVTLAPGAGFDPGRMRRNLMASAACGLCGKASLEALATRARPVESGLTVRREVLASLPGTLLEAQESFGRTGALHAAALFDPGGRLRVCREDVGRHNAVDKVVGRMALDGLGTGDSILLVSGRTSFEILQKAAVAGIPIVCAISGPTTLAVDTARAFRITLVNFLRDSDMNIASCPERVAGI from the coding sequence ATGCCCCGCGACCCCGTGGAGTTGAAATCGATCTGGAAGGTCCGTGACGGCAGGGCCACCGAGCTCTCCGACTGGATGGTGGTCGAGGAACCCCTCGAGATCAGGGTCCGGGGAGAGGCTCTGGCCGTGATCATGCGCACCCCGGGTCACGACATCGAGCTGGCGGCCGGATTCTCCCTGACCGAGGGGGTCGTCCCCTCCTTCGACGCCATCGAGTCCATCCGGCAGTGCCAAAGCGGCGAGGCCGGGGAGGCGAACGTGGTCGACGTGACCCTCGCGCCCGGCGCCGGGTTCGACCCCGGGAGGATGCGCCGGAACCTGATGGCGAGCGCCGCGTGCGGCCTGTGCGGCAAGGCCTCCCTGGAGGCCCTCGCGACCCGGGCGCGTCCGGTCGAGTCCGGGCTGACGGTCAGGCGGGAGGTGCTCGCGTCGCTCCCCGGCACCCTGCTGGAGGCGCAGGAAAGCTTCGGGCGCACCGGGGCGCTCCATGCGGCGGCCCTCTTCGATCCGGGCGGGCGGCTGCGTGTCTGCCGCGAGGACGTGGGACGCCACAACGCAGTCGACAAGGTGGTGGGACGGATGGCTCTCGACGGCCTGGGGACCGGCGACTCCATCCTCCTCGTCTCGGGCCGCACCTCCTTCGAGATCCTGCAGAAGGCCGCCGTCGCCGGCATCCCCATCGTATGCGCCATCTCCGGCCCGACGACCCTTGCCGTCGACACCGCCCGCGCCTTCCGCATCACGCTGGTCAATTTCCTGCGCGACTCCGACATGAACATCGCCTCCTGCCCCGAGCGCGTGGCCGGCATCTGA
- a CDS encoding 4-hydroxy-3-methylbut-2-enyl diphosphate reductase, with protein sequence MSYFQKGFGLREEIKPELRADYHSAIVERLKASGLRLEAGPLTFLLAREFGFCYGVDRAVEYAYETRRKFPGHTIYLTGEIIHNPHVNARLKEMGILFLREADGLGPGLEAVRPGDVVILPAFGVTMQELESLRQAGCILVDTTCGSVLNVWKNVDRFSATGFTALIHGKYAHEETRATASRTTQYPGGRYLVVRDRAEAQWVCDYIRRGGDCAAFLQKFAAACSANFDPDAHLGRIGLANQTTMLSSESLEIQDMIRAALADRHGADALDDRFRAFDTICSATQDRQDAVLELIDRKPDLMVVIGGYNSSNTSHLAALSSRHVPTFHIEEAACIESAEVIRHKPFGSGGEAIARDWLPGRPTTVGLTAGASTPNNKIGEVVARIASVRGVAPF encoded by the coding sequence GTGTCTTACTTCCAGAAGGGGTTCGGGCTCCGTGAGGAGATCAAGCCCGAGCTCCGCGCCGATTATCACAGCGCCATCGTCGAGCGCTTGAAGGCCTCCGGGCTCCGGCTCGAGGCGGGGCCGTTGACGTTCCTGCTCGCCCGCGAGTTCGGGTTCTGTTACGGGGTCGATCGGGCGGTCGAGTATGCGTACGAAACCCGCAGGAAGTTCCCCGGCCACACCATCTACCTGACCGGCGAAATCATCCACAACCCGCACGTGAACGCGCGGCTGAAGGAGATGGGAATCCTCTTCCTGCGTGAGGCCGACGGGCTGGGCCCCGGCCTCGAGGCGGTGCGGCCAGGAGACGTGGTCATCCTGCCCGCCTTCGGGGTCACCATGCAGGAGCTGGAGAGCCTGCGCCAGGCCGGCTGCATCCTGGTCGACACCACGTGCGGTTCGGTCCTCAACGTCTGGAAGAACGTCGATCGGTTCTCCGCCACCGGCTTCACCGCCCTCATCCATGGCAAGTACGCGCATGAGGAGACCCGGGCGACGGCGTCGCGCACCACGCAGTATCCGGGCGGGAGGTACCTGGTCGTGCGCGATCGCGCCGAAGCGCAATGGGTGTGCGACTACATCCGTCGAGGCGGAGACTGTGCGGCGTTCCTGCAGAAATTCGCCGCCGCATGCTCGGCCAACTTCGACCCCGACGCGCATCTGGGCCGGATCGGGCTGGCCAATCAGACCACGATGCTGTCGTCGGAATCGCTCGAGATCCAGGACATGATTCGCGCCGCCCTGGCCGACCGTCACGGTGCGGACGCGCTGGACGACCGCTTCCGCGCCTTCGACACCATCTGCAGCGCCACGCAGGATCGGCAGGACGCCGTCCTGGAGCTCATCGACAGGAAACCGGACCTGATGGTGGTCATCGGGGGCTACAACAGCAGCAACACCAGCCACCTCGCGGCGCTGTCCTCGCGCCACGTTCCGACCTTCCACATCGAGGAAGCCGCCTGCATCGAGAGCGCCGAGGTCATACGCCACAAGCCCTTCGGGAGCGGCGGCGAGGCGATCGCGCGCGACTGGCTGCCGGGCCGGCCGACGACCGTCGGGCTCACCGCCGGCGCCTCGACGCCCAACAACAAGATCGGTGAAGTGGTGGCGCGCATCGCCTCCGTGCGCGGCGTCGCACCGTTCTAG
- a CDS encoding LON peptidase substrate-binding domain-containing protein: protein MDAHTSALESLISRGTVPVFPLPDLVFFPHAALPLHIFEPRYRLMVEDALRGDRMIAMALLQPGWESGYDGSPEVFPLACAGVIEEEVLLPGGRFNIRLRGLARVEIRSFVQESPYRIAAVRVLQDRNEEDGPLVAEEKKRLLAFCSGLLQEISGGAARPFAADSGVPFVAAVNTLCQSLIMETGTKMQLLGMDDVVERCRALVRLLEERWREIALIEAGRHAPSGSDVH, encoded by the coding sequence ATGGATGCGCACACGAGCGCTCTCGAGAGCCTGATATCGCGGGGGACCGTTCCGGTCTTCCCCCTCCCCGATCTCGTCTTCTTTCCGCACGCCGCCCTGCCGCTGCACATCTTCGAGCCGCGCTACCGCCTGATGGTGGAGGACGCGCTGCGCGGCGACCGGATGATCGCCATGGCCCTCCTCCAGCCCGGGTGGGAGAGCGGTTACGACGGCAGTCCCGAGGTCTTCCCTCTGGCCTGCGCCGGAGTCATCGAGGAGGAGGTTCTCCTCCCGGGCGGCCGATTCAACATCCGGCTGCGCGGGCTGGCCCGGGTGGAGATCCGCTCCTTCGTCCAGGAGAGCCCCTATCGGATCGCCGCGGTGCGGGTGCTTCAGGACCGGAACGAGGAGGATGGGCCCCTCGTCGCGGAGGAGAAGAAGCGGCTGCTGGCCTTCTGCTCCGGACTCCTCCAGGAGATCTCGGGGGGCGCGGCGCGGCCCTTCGCCGCGGACAGCGGCGTCCCGTTCGTCGCGGCGGTCAACACGCTCTGCCAGAGCCTGATCATGGAGACCGGCACCAAGATGCAGCTCCTGGGCATGGACGACGTGGTGGAGCGCTGCCGCGCCCTGGTGAGACTTCTGGAGGAGCGCTGGAGGGAGATCGCCCTGATCGAGGCGGGCCGGCACGCTCCGTCCGGCTCGGACGTTCACTGA
- a CDS encoding NAD(P)H-dependent oxidoreductase subunit E, whose product MGQYRRHVFVCTHGEYCPFDGSAEIHRVLKEAVAARGLKTEIRVNKAGCFNQCGNGPMVVIYPDDVWYGQVTPEKAQRIVDEHLAGGRVATDLVYAAPPGPHKNPARMAEIQKARAEAAPPVAGPEEPR is encoded by the coding sequence ATGGGACAGTACCGGCGCCATGTGTTCGTATGCACTCACGGGGAGTACTGCCCCTTCGACGGATCGGCGGAGATCCACCGCGTCCTCAAGGAGGCGGTCGCTGCGCGCGGCCTCAAGACGGAGATCCGGGTGAACAAGGCGGGGTGCTTCAACCAGTGCGGGAACGGTCCGATGGTGGTGATCTATCCGGACGACGTCTGGTACGGGCAGGTCACTCCCGAGAAGGCGCAGCGGATCGTCGACGAGCACCTGGCGGGCGGGCGGGTGGCCACGGATCTCGTCTATGCCGCCCCGCCCGGGCCGCACAAGAATCCCGCGCGTATGGCGGAAATCCAGAAGGCGCGCGCCGAGGCGGCGCCCCCCGTTGCAGGTCCGGAGGAGCCCCGATGA
- a CDS encoding HAMP domain-containing sensor histidine kinase, producing MKKRHSPWSSRSAAAGAVAGTALAVGVWLLPVSRGATLRALAGVAVALLAYTSGVLRASRRQESEDARTLLELREELRLSQDHIMAGETYRSLGAYVEIASHQMKEPLQAVVGAAAAIASRPDLSSDLRKQVDALKAGADGLAGTLRHLAGYTLARPGRAPFSVNVLFREAILLCRRRAGEKNIVFEERYGDIPPVMGPAARIHQAILNIIVNAVEAMPFGGGTIVITTTHEGEHVTARVSDSGIGIRPEHQGRIFEPFFTTKPEKKSAGLGLWAARQMLDIIGADISVVSAPFKGTEVTLVFRQAAPIRAGREGTVHPPEIPRNTADDREIA from the coding sequence ATGAAGAAGCGCCACTCACCATGGAGCTCCCGCAGCGCCGCCGCCGGCGCCGTCGCCGGTACGGCCCTGGCGGTCGGCGTCTGGCTCCTCCCCGTGTCCCGGGGCGCCACACTGCGCGCCCTTGCCGGAGTGGCGGTCGCGCTCCTGGCCTACACGTCCGGAGTCCTTCGCGCATCCAGGCGACAGGAATCCGAGGACGCCCGGACCCTGCTCGAATTGCGCGAGGAGCTCCGCCTGAGCCAGGACCACATCATGGCCGGAGAGACGTACCGATCGCTGGGGGCCTATGTCGAAATCGCCTCCCACCAGATGAAGGAGCCGCTGCAGGCGGTGGTGGGAGCGGCCGCGGCGATCGCTTCGCGCCCCGACCTGTCCTCCGACCTCCGCAAGCAGGTCGACGCCCTGAAGGCGGGCGCGGACGGCCTGGCCGGGACGCTCCGCCACCTCGCTGGCTACACTCTGGCACGACCCGGCCGCGCGCCGTTCAGCGTCAACGTCCTGTTCCGGGAGGCCATCCTCCTGTGCCGGCGCCGGGCGGGCGAGAAGAACATCGTGTTCGAAGAGCGCTACGGGGACATCCCGCCGGTGATGGGCCCGGCAGCGCGCATCCACCAGGCGATCCTCAACATCATCGTCAATGCCGTCGAGGCCATGCCGTTCGGCGGCGGGACGATCGTCATCACGACCACCCACGAAGGCGAGCACGTGACGGCCAGGGTGAGCGATTCAGGGATTGGCATCAGGCCGGAGCACCAGGGGCGCATCTTCGAGCCGTTCTTCACGACCAAGCCCGAGAAAAAGAGCGCCGGCCTCGGCCTCTGGGCCGCCCGGCAGATGCTCGACATCATCGGCGCCGACATCTCGGTCGTGAGCGCCCCTTTCAAGGGGACCGAGGTGACCCTGGTCTTCAGGCAGGCTGCGCCCATCCGAGCCGGCCGTGAAGGGACCGTCCATCCCCCGGAGATACCGCGCAACACCGCGGACGATCGCGAGATTGCCTGA
- a CDS encoding proline dehydrogenase family protein, with translation MRIDMEDSTCTSANLDLYRSLRREGIDNVGVVLQACLRRSLADARALPERSNVRICKGIYVEPRALAYHDRRVISKNYVRILEELLDRGAYVGIATHDEDLIWEGMRLVDLKRAGPDRYEFQMLLGVDEELRGLVRRDGHRLRVYVPYGPHWYAYSLRRLKENPRIAGYVLMNLLGRRPAPS, from the coding sequence GTGCGCATCGACATGGAGGACTCGACCTGCACCTCCGCGAACCTGGACCTGTACCGCTCCCTCCGGAGAGAGGGAATCGACAATGTCGGCGTGGTCCTGCAGGCCTGCCTCAGACGCAGCCTCGCGGACGCCCGGGCCCTCCCCGAGCGCTCGAACGTCCGGATCTGCAAGGGCATCTACGTCGAGCCCCGGGCGCTCGCGTACCACGACCGCCGGGTGATCAGCAAGAACTACGTCCGCATCCTGGAGGAGCTTCTCGATCGAGGCGCCTACGTCGGCATCGCCACGCACGACGAGGATCTGATCTGGGAGGGGATGCGGCTTGTCGACCTGAAGCGGGCCGGCCCCGATCGGTACGAGTTCCAGATGCTCCTGGGGGTTGACGAGGAGCTTCGCGGGCTGGTGCGCAGGGACGGTCATCGCCTGCGCGTCTACGTTCCCTACGGCCCGCACTGGTACGCCTACTCCCTGAGGCGGCTGAAGGAGAACCCGCGCATCGCGGGATACGTCCTGATGAACCTGCTCGGCCGCCGCCCGGCCCCGTCCTGA
- the acs gene encoding acetate--CoA ligase produces the protein MPRKPPGNRAGIDVLLHEKRVFRPDPAFRRRAIVRDPGVYARARRNPGAFWASCARELAWFKPWKKVLAWNPPHARWFVGGKLNASFNCLDRHLATPVRNKAAILWEGEPGDGRTLTYSQLHRETCQFANVLKELGVRKGDRVTLYMPLIPELAIAMLACARIGAVHSVVFGGFSSASLQDRINDARARVLVTADGGFRRGAEVPLKKFADEALLGTPSIRHVVVVRRGNFPVQMKEGRDRWWHDLMQDRSADCPPEPMDSEDMLYILYTSGTTGKPKGIVHATGGYMVGVHTTTRWIFDLRPEDVYWCTADIGWVTGHSYVVYGPLSNGATVLMYEGAPDWPDRGRFWQICEKYGVSIFYTAPTAIRAFMRWGDDWPAKSDLSSLRLLGTVGEPINPEAWMWYRKHVGRARCPIVDTWWQTETGMILITPLPGLTSTKPGSATHPFPGIEAEVLDDAGRVVKEGGGYLAIKRPWPAMLQTIYGDPERYVQQYWSKWDRGTYFPGDGARRDRQGYFWLLGRVDDVLNVAGHRIGTMEVESALVDHPAVAEAAVVGKAHDLKGQALAAFVTLKEGIRSDGDLVNQLKAHVVHKIGALARPDDVVFTAELPKTRSGKIMRRLLKDIAEGRALGDTTTLADPAVLQVLKQKYAED, from the coding sequence GTGCCGCGCAAGCCACCTGGAAACCGGGCCGGCATCGATGTCCTGCTGCACGAGAAGCGCGTCTTCCGCCCGGATCCAGCCTTCCGGCGACGCGCCATCGTCCGCGACCCGGGAGTCTACGCCAGGGCGCGCAGGAACCCCGGGGCCTTCTGGGCGTCGTGCGCGCGCGAGCTCGCCTGGTTCAAGCCCTGGAAGAAAGTGCTGGCCTGGAACCCGCCGCACGCCCGCTGGTTCGTGGGCGGCAAGCTGAACGCCAGCTTCAACTGCCTCGATCGCCACCTCGCCACCCCCGTGCGCAACAAGGCGGCGATCCTCTGGGAGGGGGAGCCGGGCGACGGGCGCACTCTGACCTACTCCCAGCTGCACCGGGAGACCTGCCAGTTCGCCAACGTCCTGAAAGAGCTCGGCGTGCGGAAGGGAGACCGGGTCACCCTGTACATGCCCCTCATTCCGGAGCTGGCGATCGCCATGCTCGCCTGCGCCCGGATCGGCGCGGTGCACAGCGTCGTCTTCGGGGGCTTTTCCTCCGCCTCCCTGCAGGATCGGATCAACGACGCCAGGGCCAGGGTGCTGGTGACCGCCGACGGCGGGTTCCGCCGGGGAGCCGAGGTGCCCCTGAAGAAGTTCGCCGACGAGGCCCTCCTCGGCACGCCGAGCATCCGCCACGTCGTGGTGGTGCGGCGCGGCAATTTCCCCGTGCAGATGAAGGAAGGGCGGGACCGCTGGTGGCACGACCTCATGCAGGATCGCTCCGCCGACTGCCCGCCCGAGCCGATGGACTCGGAGGACATGTTGTACATTCTTTACACCTCCGGGACCACCGGCAAGCCGAAGGGGATCGTGCATGCGACGGGCGGATACATGGTCGGCGTCCACACCACCACACGCTGGATCTTCGACCTGAGGCCGGAGGACGTGTACTGGTGCACGGCGGACATCGGCTGGGTCACGGGCCATTCCTACGTCGTCTACGGCCCCCTGTCGAACGGGGCCACCGTCCTGATGTACGAGGGGGCCCCGGACTGGCCGGACCGCGGCCGTTTCTGGCAGATCTGTGAGAAGTACGGCGTGTCGATTTTCTACACGGCGCCGACCGCCATCCGGGCCTTCATGCGCTGGGGGGATGACTGGCCCGCGAAGAGCGACCTCTCGTCGCTGCGCCTGCTCGGGACCGTGGGGGAGCCGATCAATCCCGAGGCCTGGATGTGGTACCGCAAGCACGTCGGGCGCGCACGCTGCCCGATCGTCGACACCTGGTGGCAGACCGAGACGGGCATGATCCTGATCACGCCCCTGCCGGGACTCACGTCGACCAAGCCGGGATCGGCAACGCACCCTTTCCCCGGCATCGAGGCGGAGGTCCTGGACGACGCCGGCCGCGTGGTCAAGGAGGGCGGGGGCTACCTGGCCATCAAGAGACCCTGGCCCGCGATGCTGCAGACCATCTACGGCGATCCGGAGCGTTACGTGCAGCAGTACTGGTCGAAGTGGGACAGAGGGACGTACTTCCCCGGCGACGGGGCACGGCGGGACCGCCAGGGGTATTTCTGGCTCCTGGGCCGGGTGGACGACGTCCTGAACGTCGCCGGACACCGGATCGGCACCATGGAGGTCGAGAGCGCTCTGGTGGATCATCCCGCCGTGGCCGAGGCGGCCGTGGTCGGCAAGGCGCACGATCTCAAGGGTCAGGCGCTGGCCGCCTTCGTCACCCTCAAGGAAGGGATCCGGAGCGACGGCGACCTGGTGAACCAGCTGAAGGCCCACGTGGTGCACAAGATCGGCGCCCTGGCGCGGCCGGACGACGTGGTGTTCACCGCCGAGCTGCCGAAGACCCGCTCGGGCAAGATCATGCGCCGGCTTCTGAAGGACATCGCGGAGGGCCGGGCGCTGGGGGATACCACGACCCTGGCGGATCCCGCCGTCCTCCAGGTCCTCAAGCAGAAGTACGCGGAGGACTGA
- a CDS encoding ACT domain-containing protein: MPRAKQLTVQLANKPGTLAQVAQALGKAKVNMRALAVFEGRAKIIADDPAKGRDALQKEGLYASIEDCLTVDMTDHPGSLGDICARLTGAGINIDYAYTGITQAAGKAVVVMVVSDLDKAARIAG, encoded by the coding sequence ATGCCGCGAGCCAAGCAGCTGACCGTTCAACTGGCCAACAAGCCCGGGACGCTGGCCCAGGTCGCCCAGGCCCTGGGCAAGGCCAAGGTGAACATGCGGGCGCTGGCCGTGTTCGAGGGCCGGGCCAAGATCATCGCCGACGATCCGGCGAAGGGGAGGGACGCGCTCCAGAAAGAGGGGCTCTACGCGTCGATCGAGGATTGCCTGACGGTGGACATGACCGACCACCCGGGTTCTCTGGGAGACATCTGCGCCCGGCTCACGGGTGCCGGGATCAACATCGACTATGCCTACACGGGCATCACGCAGGCGGCGGGGAAGGCGGTCGTGGTGATGGTGGTCAGCGACCTGGACAAGGCCGCCCGAATCGCCGGCTGA
- a CDS encoding succinate dehydrogenase/fumarate reductase iron-sulfur subunit produces MSERTFRIWRGTAAGGSFVEHRIEVDEGMVVLDVLHRIQAKQANDLAIRWNCKAGKCGSCSMEINGRPRLACMTRMNLYTAGDAITIQPLKTFPVVKDLVTDVSWNFEQNKRIPPFRPRPRGADGQHRMLQADVDRVQEFRKCIECYLCQDVCHVLRDQSRKDAFVGPRFMIRLASLEMHPLDTEDRIPAVRKDFGSGLCNITRCCTEVCPEHIEITDNGIIPLKERVVDRFYDPLLWLRRTIFRR; encoded by the coding sequence GTGTCTGAGCGCACGTTTCGAATCTGGCGCGGCACCGCCGCCGGCGGCTCGTTCGTGGAGCATCGCATCGAGGTGGACGAGGGGATGGTCGTTCTCGACGTCCTCCATCGCATCCAGGCGAAGCAGGCGAACGACCTGGCGATCCGCTGGAACTGCAAGGCGGGAAAGTGCGGATCCTGCAGCATGGAGATCAACGGCCGGCCACGGCTGGCCTGCATGACACGCATGAACCTGTACACGGCGGGGGACGCCATCACGATCCAGCCGCTGAAGACCTTTCCGGTCGTCAAGGATCTGGTGACGGACGTCTCGTGGAACTTCGAGCAGAACAAGCGCATCCCGCCGTTCCGCCCGCGGCCAAGGGGCGCGGACGGGCAGCACCGCATGCTCCAGGCGGACGTGGACCGGGTGCAGGAGTTCCGCAAATGCATCGAATGCTACCTGTGCCAGGATGTCTGCCACGTCCTGCGCGATCAGTCGCGCAAGGACGCCTTCGTCGGGCCGCGGTTCATGATCCGTCTCGCGTCGCTGGAGATGCACCCGCTGGACACGGAGGACCGCATCCCCGCCGTGCGCAAGGACTTCGGGTCCGGCTTGTGCAACATCACGCGCTGTTGCACCGAGGTCTGCCCCGAGCACATCGAAATCACCGACAACGGAATCATTCCTCTCAAGGAGCGGGTGGTGGATCGCTTTTACGATCCGCTCCTGTGGCTGCGCCGGACGATCTTCAGGAGGTAA
- a CDS encoding fumarate reductase/succinate dehydrogenase flavoprotein subunit — MLNVSEIQTFEHDVLVIGAGGAGLRAAIECSARGLNTGLMCKSLLGKAHTVMAEGGVAAALGNVDRRDSWKVHFRDTMRGGKFLNQWRMAELHARESPDRVRELEEWGAVFDRTRDGLISQRNFGGHRYPRLAHVGDRTGLEIIRTLQDHAVHKGFGIYMECTALELLLDGGRVAGVLGYWRESGRFVLFRTRAVILATGGGGRAWRVTSNSWEYTGDGTAMAYDAGAELMDMEFTQFHPTGMVWPPSVRGILVTEGVRGDGGVLLDSKKERFMFRYIPEKFAVETAATEEEANRWLAGDKQARRPPELLTRDVVARAITQEVNEGRGSPHGGVYLDIASRLPAESIRKKLPSMYHQFKELAEVDITRQAMEVGPTLHYFMGGVRVDDDTQMSSVPGLFAAGECSAGMHGANRLGGNSLSDLLVFGRLAGVGAEAYVKGPGAAPRVDDEQVRSAVRRAILPLNREAGPNPYVVHEDLQGVMGRYVGIVRNEADLQAAVREIDRLKADAAAVKATGASQYNAAWHEALDLRSLLITAEAVTRAALVRQESRGAHTRLDHFSEREEWQKVNVIVRKGKDGTMETRVETRRDPPAALAAIAHATIEDLEAGRV; from the coding sequence ATGCTCAACGTCTCCGAGATCCAGACCTTCGAGCACGACGTCCTGGTGATCGGCGCCGGAGGCGCCGGCCTGCGCGCCGCCATCGAATGCTCGGCGCGCGGCCTGAACACCGGGCTGATGTGCAAGTCGCTTCTGGGCAAGGCCCACACGGTCATGGCCGAGGGAGGGGTGGCGGCGGCGCTTGGCAACGTGGACCGCCGTGACAGCTGGAAGGTCCACTTCCGGGACACGATGCGCGGCGGCAAGTTTCTCAACCAGTGGCGCATGGCGGAGCTGCACGCCAGGGAATCGCCCGACCGGGTGCGCGAGCTGGAGGAGTGGGGCGCGGTGTTCGACCGCACCCGGGACGGCCTCATCAGCCAGCGCAATTTCGGAGGCCACCGGTACCCGCGCCTCGCGCACGTCGGAGATCGCACGGGACTCGAGATCATCCGCACGCTGCAGGATCACGCCGTGCACAAGGGCTTCGGGATCTACATGGAGTGCACGGCCCTGGAACTGCTTCTCGACGGCGGTCGTGTCGCGGGCGTTCTGGGTTACTGGCGCGAGTCGGGCCGGTTCGTGCTGTTCAGGACGCGCGCCGTCATCCTGGCGACCGGCGGCGGAGGACGGGCGTGGCGGGTCACGTCGAACTCCTGGGAGTACACGGGGGACGGAACCGCCATGGCCTACGACGCCGGGGCGGAGCTGATGGACATGGAGTTCACCCAGTTCCACCCCACCGGAATGGTCTGGCCCCCCTCGGTGCGCGGCATCCTGGTGACCGAGGGAGTGCGAGGGGACGGCGGCGTGCTCCTGGACAGCAAGAAGGAACGCTTCATGTTCCGCTACATTCCGGAGAAATTCGCCGTCGAGACCGCCGCCACCGAGGAGGAGGCGAACCGCTGGCTCGCCGGCGACAAGCAGGCCCGCAGGCCGCCGGAGCTCCTGACGCGCGACGTCGTCGCCCGCGCCATCACGCAGGAGGTCAACGAAGGGCGCGGCTCGCCGCACGGCGGCGTCTACCTCGACATCGCCTCGCGCCTGCCGGCCGAGTCGATCCGGAAGAAGCTCCCCTCCATGTATCACCAGTTCAAGGAGCTGGCCGAGGTGGACATCACCCGGCAGGCGATGGAGGTCGGGCCGACCCTCCACTACTTCATGGGCGGCGTGCGCGTCGATGACGACACGCAGATGTCCTCGGTCCCCGGGCTGTTCGCCGCAGGCGAGTGCTCGGCCGGGATGCACGGCGCGAACCGGCTGGGGGGCAACTCGCTCTCCGACCTCCTGGTGTTCGGTCGCCTGGCCGGAGTCGGGGCCGAGGCGTACGTGAAGGGCCCCGGCGCGGCGCCGCGCGTCGACGACGAGCAGGTCCGGTCGGCCGTCCGGAGGGCGATCCTCCCCCTCAACCGCGAGGCGGGCCCGAATCCGTACGTCGTCCACGAGGATCTGCAGGGTGTCATGGGCCGGTACGTCGGCATCGTGCGCAACGAGGCGGATCTCCAGGCGGCCGTCAGGGAGATCGATCGGCTGAAAGCGGACGCTGCGGCGGTGAAAGCCACGGGCGCATCGCAATACAACGCCGCCTGGCACGAGGCACTGGATCTCCGCTCCCTTCTGATCACGGCCGAGGCCGTCACGCGCGCCGCCCTCGTGCGGCAGGAGAGCCGGGGGGCGCACACACGCCTCGATCACTTCAGCGAGCGCGAGGAATGGCAGAAAGTGAACGTCATCGTGCGCAAGGGGAAGGACGGGACGATGGAGACCCGGGTCGAGACCCGACGGGATCCGCCCGCGGCGCTCGCGGCGATCGCCCACGCCACGATCGAAGATCTGGAGGCCGGCCGTGTCTGA
- a CDS encoding succinate dehydrogenase translates to MGELARAGGHVVGFAATNRRDRWWVGPLLTVLGLGGFAVYATWAAFQGAYYFHGSYLSPFYSPLLFVDPAAPGSAPLDHAWLGAWPDWWPAFLPASPAFLILVFPMAFRATCYYYRKAYYRSFFGTPPGCAVGPVPAGGYRGETGLLIVQNLHRYALYFAIVFIGILYYDACHAFFLDGRPGVGVGSIVLLVNPTLLAAYTFGCHSWRHLVGGRLDCFSCDRQSTVRHRLWRGASALNANHMQWAWTSLFWVAFSDLYVRLVSMGLIRDLSTWG, encoded by the coding sequence ATGGGGGAACTGGCGCGCGCCGGCGGCCACGTCGTCGGGTTCGCGGCGACGAATCGCAGGGACCGCTGGTGGGTCGGGCCGCTGCTGACGGTCCTCGGGCTGGGGGGCTTCGCGGTCTACGCCACCTGGGCGGCGTTTCAGGGGGCCTACTACTTCCACGGCTCCTACCTGTCGCCGTTCTACTCGCCGCTGCTGTTCGTGGATCCGGCGGCGCCCGGATCCGCCCCCCTCGACCATGCCTGGCTGGGGGCCTGGCCGGACTGGTGGCCCGCATTTCTACCCGCGTCCCCGGCGTTCCTCATCCTCGTCTTCCCGATGGCCTTCCGGGCCACGTGCTATTACTACCGCAAGGCCTATTACCGCTCGTTCTTCGGCACACCGCCGGGCTGCGCCGTGGGTCCCGTGCCGGCGGGAGGGTACCGCGGCGAGACCGGGCTCCTGATTGTCCAGAACCTGCACCGTTACGCGCTCTACTTCGCCATCGTGTTCATTGGCATTCTCTATTACGACGCCTGTCATGCCTTCTTCCTCGACGGTCGTCCGGGCGTGGGCGTCGGAAGCATCGTCCTGCTCGTCAATCCGACCCTCCTGGCCGCCTACACGTTCGGGTGCCATTCCTGGCGACACCTGGTCGGAGGCAGGCTCGACTGCTTCTCCTGCGACCGGCAGAGTACCGTCCGGCACCGCCTGTGGCGGGGGGCATCGGCCCTGAATGCCAACCACATGCAATGGGCATGGACGAGCCTGTTCTGGGTCGCCTTCTCCGATTTGTACGTGCGCCTCGTCTCCATGGGTCTCATCCGCGACCTGAGCACGTGGGGCTAG